In Candidatus Limnocylindria bacterium, the DNA window GCGCCGAGCCCATAGACGACGAGCGCGGCCGTCGCTCCATGTTCGGAGAGGATGTACTGGCCGACGAGCGCCGTCGGGAACGGAACGATGCCGACGGTGATCAGCAGCAGCAGGTTGAGGTAGAGGAAGCGCCGGTCGACCCGCGTGCAGTGCTCGAGCAGCGTGTGGTGGTTGACCCAGAGGATCCCGATGGTGAGGAAGCTCACGAGGTAGGCGGCATAGGCCGGCCACAGGCGGAGGAGCGCACCCACGAGATCGGTCGTGTCTTCTGGCACACGCAGCTCCAGCACCAGAAGCGTGCCGGCGATCGCGAACACGCCGTCGCTGAACGCTTCGAGACGACTCGTGCGCATGGCGACAGTCTTAGTGAGGCTTGACCTTGCGTCTAGCTGTCGCCTTCGCCTTCACGGCGTCTCCGAGCGCGCACCATTCCTTGACCATCGATCTCAGCTCCGATTTCCGCGCGTTCGCCTCCGTCACGTCGGCGATGCGTATGCGCTTCACCTTCTCCCCCTCGAGATGCGGGTAGCTCCCGACTAGGCGTCTGCCGCGCATGAGCCTGAGATTCACGCCGGGCTCGCTGTACCGGACGAACGCGGCGAAGTCGCCGCTCTTGGTCGATGAGAACGTGACGCCGTACTGGATCCGCTCGCGCATGCTCGGGTCCGCGGCGAGGATGATGTCGCGCACGCGCCGCAGGGCGGCCTCGGACGGCGGCTTCGTCGAGGTGAACCAGCGTTCCACCGCAGCAGACTTCGCCACGCCGTCTAGCATCGCAGCATGCGCGACAGCGGTCCGACAGCGGCCACGCACCGAGCGGCGACCAGCGAGCGCCGCCCGCTCACGATCCTGTTCGCCGACATCGCCGGCTCGACCGCGATCGCCGAGAAGCTCGATCCCGAAGACTGGACCGTCATCGTCGGCAGGGCGTTCGCGCGGCTGAACGCGGTCGCCGCGCGCTACGACGGGACGGTCGCGCGGCTCATGGGCGACGGTGTGCTCGTGTTCTTCGGCGCGCCGATCGCGCACGAAGACGATCCCGAGCGCGCGGTGCGCTGCGGACTCGACATGGTCCGCGAGATCGAAGGCGAGGCGCACACGAACCCCGGTGTTCCGCTGAAGGTCCGCGTCGGCATCAACACCGGCCCCGTCGTCGTTGGGATGGTCGGCACCGATATCGCGCGCGAGTACACGGCGATGGGCGACGCGGTGAACATCGCGGCGCGGATGCAAGCCGCCGCGCCGCCCGGTGGCGTCATGATCACGGCGGCGACGTACAAGTTCGTCGCGCCGCTGATCGACGCGACCGACGCCGGCGCGCTCGAGCTCAAGGGCAAGGCTGAGGCAGTGCGCGCCTATCAGGTCAAATCTCTGCGAGCCGGCGCCGTGAGCGCCCGCGGCCTCGGCAGTGAGGTGCGCTCCACGATGATCGGGCGCGACGGGCAGCTCACGCGTTTGCGTGACGCGTTCGCGATCGTGCGCGCTCGGCAAGGCCGGGTCGCGTCGATCCTCGGCGAGCCCGGGATCGGAAAGAGCCGGCTTCTCGCCGAGCTGCGCGCGCACGTCGCTGCCTCCGATCCGTCCGCGCGCTGGATCGAGGCGCGCTGCCTGTCGTACGGCCGCACGCTCCCGTATCACCTCGTCCTCGACCTCGTGCGTTCGTGCATCGGTGTCGGGGCGACCGCCGGCGAGCCCGAGGTGCGCGCCGCGCTCGAACGGCAGACGAAGGCGTTGTTCGGAGACGCCTGGTCCGATCCCTACACGTACCTCGGCCACCTGCTGTCCATCGATCTCGACCCCGAGGTCCGCGCTCGCGTGTCTGCGCTCGAGTTCGAGACCGTGAAGCGCTATGTCTCGTCGGTCATCGGTGTGGTGCGTGCGCTCGCGGCCACCGGCCCGGTGATCCTCGCGTGCGAGGACCTCCACTGGGCCGATGCGTCATCGGTGGATGTGATCCAGCAGATCCTGCCGCTCGCGAACGAGCTGCCGC includes these proteins:
- a CDS encoding TMEM175 family protein, which produces MRTSRLEAFSDGVFAIAGTLLVLELRVPEDTTDLVGALLRLWPAYAAYLVSFLTIGILWVNHHTLLEHCTRVDRRFLYLNLLLLITVGIVPFPTALVGQYILSEHGATAALVVYGLGA
- a CDS encoding adenylate/guanylate cyclase domain-containing protein encodes the protein MRDSGPTAATHRAATSERRPLTILFADIAGSTAIAEKLDPEDWTVIVGRAFARLNAVAARYDGTVARLMGDGVLVFFGAPIAHEDDPERAVRCGLDMVREIEGEAHTNPGVPLKVRVGINTGPVVVGMVGTDIAREYTAMGDAVNIAARMQAAAPPGGVMITAATYKFVAPLIDATDAGALELKGKAEAVRAYQVKSLRAGAVSARGLGSEVRSTMIGRDGQLTRLRDAFAIVRARQGRVASILGEPGIGKSRLLAELRAHVAASDPSARWIEARCLSYGRTLPYHLVLDLVRSCIGVGATAGEPEVRAALERQTKALFGDAWSDPYTYLGHLLSIDLDPEVRARVSALEFETVKRYVSSVIGVVRALAATGPVILACEDLHWADASSVDVIQQILPLANELPLFIVATSRLDRESEGWRLVSAVRDGFGDALIELRLEPLSGDDTRTLVTNLLHVESLPQQTRDHILEKSEGNPFFVEEVIRMLIDRGAIARQGDRWVATAQVSGVEIPDTLQGLLLARIDRLPSESKRTLRVAAVIGRQFGVTMLERLLEAKTG